From Pirellulaceae bacterium:
CGAAAAAGGACGTAAGCCAGTCCAGAATTTTGTCGGATCGGAGCCGAGGAGGGCTGGTAGCAGGCCCACCGCAAACTTTGTCAGATCGGTGATGCCCGCTGCTGTATTCGAATCATCGAATCCGACCTCCTCGACCGTTGAGCCTGCCAACAAACAACCGTCCTTGCGAGTTAGCAAGTATCGAGGCCCTTCGTTGACAACCCCCCGGATGATTGGCTTCTCGAGTTGCCACATCAGCATTTGACCTCGCCTGGGTTCCACCGGCAGATCCAGTCCTAAACCTGCAACCGTTTCCTGTGACCAAGGGCCCGTGGCAACGCAAATTTGTTCGGCCGAAATTGCTCCATCCGTCGTTTCGACTCCCGTAACACGCTCGCCGTTTAAAATCCATTTTTTAAACTTCGTCTGGCTTTCAATCGTTACCCCCTTTTGTCGTAGGCAGATTGTCAATGCTTCCAACAAACGCGGAGGATGAACGACCGCTTCATTGGGTAACCAGTAAGCCGAACGAACCTTGCTGAGTGCCGGTTCATGCTCATTCAGCCAGTCGGCGTCCACTTGCTCGAGTTGGACGCCATCTTGTTGCCATTGGTCAAGTGCCGCCCGCAAGGCAGCCAGTTCGCCTGGACGACGTGCGACGTATACACCACCGCAGCGATTGTATTCCACGTCGACACCGCTTTCACGATGCAGTGAGTCACACCATTCGGGATAAAGCTGGTGACTCGTTTGACGCAATTGTTCCATCGCGTCGTGTTTTGCACGCGTAATCGGTGGAGGCAAGACGCCCGCGGCGGCCCAGGATGAGGATCGCTGGCTCCGTTGACAGTTAATCACGCGCACGCGGACGCCCAGTTGGGCGAGCTCATACGCTGTGGAGAGACCGATCATCCCTCCACCAATGATTAGGCAATCAAGCATTGGGTCTTGCCGTCCAGGAAATCACATCCGAAGTTGCGGAGCATACTGTCCGCGGTGATTCTAGCCGCGGTCGGTCACGAGCAGAAGGACGTGCCGATCAGCTTTCTCTCCGCCGCGGACCTGGAAAGAATGCGTTGGTTCGCTTGATATATTCCCGATAGTCCGGACGACGATCTGCAATCGTCTGCTCGAGCAAGCGAACTCCCGATACGCGTAGCAGCAAGAAACTCATGAAGGCCGGGCTGGCGATCGTCCAGCCCGCACCGGCGGACAAGGCGACGAAATAAAATCCCCACCAGACGCAAAAATCTCCAAAGTAATTGGGATGTCGGGTGAATCGCCACAGTCCTCGATCCATGACTTTGCCAGAATTCTCTGGTTTTGACTTGAAACTCGCCAGCTGAAAGTCGCCGGCCGTCTCGAAAATCATGCCGAGTAGCCAAATGCCCACCCCCGTCAAATCCAACCCACTCAGTGGCTTGTCGGCCGCTTGACCGATCACGAATTGAACGGGCAGTGAGACAAACCACAAGATGACGGCTTGCAGCCAGAACACCTTCAACAAACTGACGATCCAAAAGCGATCTCCGTGGTAATCTCTCATGGCCACGTAGCGGTAATCCTCTCCCTTACCGCGATTCCGCCAAGTGAGATAGCCCGAAAGTCGCAATCCCCAGAGCGACACAAGCAGCAGTAGGAGTTGGCTTCGATCGACGCTGGCCGACGATTGCCAGAAGGTGACCCAGGCCACAATCACGAACCCGATCCCCCAGCAGGGGTCGACAATGCTCGAATCACGTCGGATGATGCTGACGACCCATAAGGTTGCCGAGAGCATCAGCAGGACGAACAGATTCATACAGACGATTGTGATCACGACGGCTGCTCCGGAGAAGAAATTTTGATCGGTATCCGAGGATTGATACGGTAGGAGGATTGTA
This genomic window contains:
- the thiO gene encoding glycine oxidase ThiO — encoded protein: MLDCLIIGGGMIGLSTAYELAQLGVRVRVINCQRSQRSSSWAAAGVLPPPITRAKHDAMEQLRQTSHQLYPEWCDSLHRESGVDVEYNRCGGVYVARRPGELAALRAALDQWQQDGVQLEQVDADWLNEHEPALSKVRSAYWLPNEAVVHPPRLLEALTICLRQKGVTIESQTKFKKWILNGERVTGVETTDGAISAEQICVATGPWSQETVAGLGLDLPVEPRRGQMLMWQLEKPIIRGVVNEGPRYLLTRKDGCLLAGSTVEEVGFDDSNTAAGITDLTKFAVGLLPALLGSDPTKFWTGLRPFSRDGFPYLGRLPRWNNVTIATGHFRSGIHLAPATAQIVSRLMTGQSIDVNLAPFSPTRT
- a CDS encoding DUF1295 domain-containing protein; this translates as MITIVCMNLFVLLMLSATLWVVSIIRRDSSIVDPCWGIGFVIVAWVTFWQSSASVDRSQLLLLLVSLWGLRLSGYLTWRNRGKGEDYRYVAMRDYHGDRFWIVSLLKVFWLQAVILWFVSLPVQFVIGQAADKPLSGLDLTGVGIWLLGMIFETAGDFQLASFKSKPENSGKVMDRGLWRFTRHPNYFGDFCVWWGFYFVALSAGAGWTIASPAFMSFLLLRVSGVRLLEQTIADRRPDYREYIKRTNAFFPGPRRRES